The following proteins are encoded in a genomic region of Burkholderia gladioli:
- a CDS encoding TonB-dependent receptor has protein sequence MSSFQTPSWPLSPISWGCLALAAACAFPAVAIAQSAPSSSDTSTAGSTAARPAAALPTIAVKGKVEELPGDLSPTFGGGQVARGADYGVLGKQRNIDVPFSMTTYTSKLIEDQQARTLADVLDNDPAVRSAFGYGNFSQVFIIRGFQLNGDDVSLNGLYGVTPRQLVATDAVERIDVLKGANAFLSGASPTGSAVGGGVNIQLKRADDKPLTRVTLDGSTGGQVGEHIDIGRRFGSEGQFGIRVNQATSGGSTDIDDAHHRATTQALALDYRGDKLRLYADFLHQRERDDQGRSVVYVSGTGAIPAPPSATHNYAQPWAYSDLEDTVGQLRAEYDFFPGWTAYVAGGARHTDENGIYSSPTYNASTGAVTASRMTVPHKEDAQSAEAGVRGRFATGPVTHFVTAGAAYTRLNSQSAYTLSGTFPTTLDNPPAVPFPGNNLYSGGNMSDPGTTAMTWTRSVAVSDTLGLLNDRVLFTIGARRQSIAVTNYGYTGAVSSVYDQSVTTPVFGLVLKATDNWAFYANRTEALTQGGTAPTTARNVGEVLAPYRSKQYEVGTKYDAGRFGAALALFQIEKPMAYTDPNTLIYGADGTQRHRGVEASINGEPVKGLRLIAGASYIDATLEGTSGGTSDGNRPIGVPKFTFTANAEYDLPMLQGATLTARWIHTSSQYLDVANKLSIPSWNRFDIGARYKTELFKKETTFRVMVRNVANKSYWASTIGGYLSQGEPRSIWLSMTTDF, from the coding sequence ATGTCAAGCTTCCAAACGCCGTCCTGGCCCCTCTCGCCGATTTCCTGGGGCTGCCTCGCGCTCGCCGCCGCCTGCGCCTTTCCCGCCGTCGCCATCGCCCAGAGCGCGCCGTCCTCGTCCGATACGAGCACGGCGGGCAGCACGGCAGCGCGTCCCGCCGCGGCACTGCCGACCATCGCCGTGAAGGGCAAGGTCGAGGAGCTGCCGGGCGATCTCTCGCCGACCTTCGGCGGCGGCCAGGTGGCGCGCGGCGCCGACTACGGCGTGCTGGGCAAGCAGCGCAACATCGACGTGCCGTTCAGCATGACGACCTATACCTCGAAGCTGATCGAGGACCAGCAGGCCCGCACGCTGGCCGACGTGCTCGACAACGATCCGGCCGTGCGCAGCGCGTTCGGCTACGGCAACTTCTCGCAGGTGTTCATCATCCGCGGCTTCCAGCTCAACGGTGACGATGTCTCGCTGAACGGCCTGTACGGCGTCACGCCGCGCCAGTTGGTGGCCACCGACGCGGTCGAGCGGATCGACGTGCTGAAGGGCGCCAACGCGTTCCTGAGCGGCGCCTCGCCGACCGGCAGCGCGGTGGGCGGCGGCGTCAACATCCAGCTGAAGCGCGCCGACGACAAGCCGCTCACGCGCGTGACGCTCGACGGCAGCACCGGCGGCCAGGTGGGCGAGCACATCGACATCGGCCGGCGCTTCGGCAGCGAAGGCCAGTTCGGCATCCGCGTGAACCAGGCGACCAGCGGCGGCTCGACCGACATCGACGACGCGCATCACCGCGCCACCACCCAGGCGCTCGCGCTCGACTACCGCGGCGACAAGCTGCGCCTCTACGCCGACTTCCTGCACCAGCGCGAACGCGACGACCAGGGCCGCTCGGTGGTCTACGTGAGCGGCACCGGCGCGATTCCCGCGCCGCCCTCGGCCACCCACAACTACGCCCAGCCCTGGGCCTACAGCGACCTGGAGGACACGGTCGGCCAGCTGCGCGCCGAATACGACTTCTTCCCGGGCTGGACCGCCTACGTGGCGGGCGGCGCGCGTCATACGGACGAGAACGGCATCTATTCCTCGCCGACCTACAACGCCTCGACCGGCGCCGTCACCGCCTCGCGCATGACGGTTCCGCACAAGGAAGACGCGCAATCGGCCGAAGCCGGCGTGCGCGGGCGCTTCGCGACGGGCCCCGTCACGCACTTCGTGACCGCCGGCGCGGCCTACACGCGCCTGAACAGCCAGTCGGCCTACACGCTGTCGGGCACCTTCCCGACCACGCTCGACAATCCGCCGGCGGTGCCCTTCCCGGGCAACAACCTGTACTCGGGCGGCAACATGTCCGACCCGGGCACCACCGCGATGACCTGGACGCGCAGCGTGGCGGTGTCGGACACGCTCGGCCTGCTCAACGATCGCGTGCTGTTCACCATCGGCGCGCGCCGCCAGTCGATCGCGGTGACCAACTACGGCTACACCGGCGCGGTCAGCAGCGTCTACGACCAGTCGGTCACCACGCCGGTATTCGGCCTGGTGCTCAAGGCGACCGACAACTGGGCGTTCTACGCGAACCGCACGGAAGCCCTGACGCAGGGCGGCACGGCGCCGACCACCGCGCGCAACGTGGGCGAGGTGCTCGCCCCGTACCGCTCGAAGCAATATGAAGTGGGCACCAAGTACGACGCCGGCCGCTTCGGCGCCGCGCTCGCGCTGTTCCAGATCGAGAAGCCGATGGCCTACACCGATCCCAACACGCTGATCTACGGCGCCGACGGCACGCAGCGCCACCGCGGCGTGGAGGCCTCGATCAACGGCGAACCGGTCAAGGGCCTGCGCCTGATCGCCGGCGCCAGCTACATCGACGCGACGCTGGAGGGCACCTCGGGCGGCACGAGCGACGGCAACCGCCCGATCGGCGTGCCGAAGTTCACCTTCACCGCGAATGCCGAATACGACCTGCCGATGCTGCAGGGCGCGACGCTGACGGCGCGCTGGATCCACACCAGCTCGCAGTACCTGGATGTCGCCAACAAGCTGTCGATCCCGTCGTGGAACCGCTTCGACATCGGCGCGCGCTACAAGACCGAGCTGTTCAAGAAGGAAACCACCTTCCGCGTGATGGTCCGCAACGTCGCCAACAAGTCGTACTGGGCCTCGACCATCGGGGGTTACCTGAGCCAGGGCGAGCCGCGCTCGATCTGGCTGTCGATGACCACCGACTTCTGA